One Roseimaritima multifibrata DNA window includes the following coding sequences:
- a CDS encoding sialidase family protein, translating to MIFQSRHLVVLFLALIAAPLSAANSFTSVPVFQNGADGYKVFRIPAIIQTANGDLLAFCEARTGGDASEIDLVSKRSTDQGQTWQALEVVQDHSDFVSLFEGTPPPITIGNPAPVVDLLDPQHPGRLWLPFTLENDRVFITYSDDHGKTWAPRRELTTDVKRDSWGWYATGPVHSIQIQNGKHKGHLVIPSNHRIGDKGADRGPEGSQLLLSDDHGKTWRLGAVDDTYEDDLRANETTVVELSDGRLYINTRDQQGKSSGTRGAAYSSDGGESYEPATNKDYKWFSPLSAPFDPPVVQCSLLRAASADNSAATSVILFSGPDENGPSGKGRSDLRIRFSTDDTKTWQDGPLLHTGPAAYSDMVELKPGHIGVLFEAGDKGSKSANRIDFLTFQLQDLGLTSK from the coding sequence ATGATTTTTCAATCACGACATCTTGTCGTCCTATTCCTTGCCCTCATCGCCGCTCCACTCTCTGCCGCGAATTCCTTCACTTCGGTCCCCGTTTTTCAAAACGGAGCCGACGGGTACAAAGTTTTTCGAATTCCCGCGATCATTCAGACGGCCAACGGCGACCTGCTTGCTTTCTGCGAAGCGCGCACAGGAGGGGACGCCAGCGAAATCGACCTGGTTTCGAAACGCTCGACCGACCAAGGCCAAACATGGCAAGCATTGGAAGTCGTCCAAGATCATTCTGATTTCGTCAGCCTCTTCGAAGGGACGCCCCCGCCAATTACGATCGGCAATCCAGCCCCGGTCGTTGACCTGCTAGACCCCCAGCATCCCGGTCGATTATGGCTGCCATTCACCCTCGAAAACGATCGCGTTTTCATTACCTACAGCGATGATCATGGCAAGACCTGGGCTCCGCGTCGAGAACTGACAACGGATGTCAAACGGGATTCGTGGGGCTGGTATGCCACAGGACCGGTACATTCCATTCAAATTCAAAACGGGAAACACAAAGGCCACTTGGTCATCCCGTCCAATCATCGCATTGGAGACAAGGGAGCCGACCGTGGCCCCGAAGGATCGCAACTGCTGCTCAGCGATGACCATGGAAAAACCTGGCGGCTCGGAGCCGTCGACGATACTTACGAGGACGACCTGCGAGCCAATGAAACAACCGTCGTCGAACTAAGCGACGGCCGTCTATACATCAACACTCGTGACCAACAAGGCAAATCTTCGGGCACGCGTGGTGCTGCCTACAGCAGCGATGGCGGAGAGTCCTACGAACCGGCGACCAACAAAGATTACAAGTGGTTCTCTCCACTATCCGCTCCGTTTGATCCTCCAGTCGTCCAATGTTCATTGCTACGGGCGGCGTCTGCCGACAATTCCGCAGCGACTTCGGTAATCCTATTTTCCGGTCCCGACGAAAACGGGCCCTCCGGAAAAGGACGCAGCGACCTTCGGATCCGTTTCTCAACCGATGACACGAAAACATGGCAGGACGGGCCGCTACTGCACACAGGCCCAGCCGCATACAGCGACATGGTCGAACTTAAACCAGGACATATCGGCGTCCTATTTGAAGCGGGTGACAAAGGAAGCAAGAGTGCAAACCGAATCGACTTCCTAACCTTCCAACTTCAAGACTTAGGTCTTACCTCGAAATAA
- a CDS encoding DegT/DnrJ/EryC1/StrS family aminotransferase, giving the protein MSDGTTSVPLLDVARGNTPLREAFLEALQEVVDSGRFLFGPDVTQLEEEIASFSQVDHAIGCASGSDALLLALLALNIGPGDEVIVPSFTFFASVSCITRVGATPVFVDIRPDTFNVDPAAIEAAITPRTKAIIPVHLFGQCAEIDRICKTAAQHNIPVIEDAAQSIGAAYHSRPAGSWGTVGCFSFYPTKNLGGMGDGGMLSANDPATADRLRLFAGHGMRPRYYHQVVGINSRLDSFQAAVLRVKFAQLPEAIRKRQANADRYSRLLKDVVDSDQIQSPVASENSYHVWNQYSIRVGGGRRDALRAFLSERNIGTEIYYPIPVHKQECYRNESFAKVSLPETDAACAEILNLPMFPELTEAEQQTVVKQIGEFYQQAGRVAA; this is encoded by the coding sequence ATGTCTGATGGAACGACAAGCGTACCACTTCTGGATGTAGCTAGAGGAAATACTCCGCTGCGAGAAGCTTTTCTGGAAGCGCTACAGGAGGTTGTCGACAGCGGTCGATTCCTCTTTGGCCCGGATGTTACTCAGTTAGAAGAAGAGATTGCTTCATTTTCTCAGGTCGACCATGCAATCGGGTGTGCCTCTGGCAGCGACGCCCTGCTGCTGGCCTTGTTAGCGCTGAACATCGGCCCTGGCGATGAAGTCATCGTTCCCAGTTTCACCTTTTTTGCCTCGGTCAGCTGCATTACCCGAGTTGGTGCGACCCCGGTCTTTGTGGACATTCGTCCAGACACCTTCAATGTTGATCCTGCCGCGATTGAAGCGGCGATCACACCGCGGACCAAAGCGATCATCCCAGTCCATCTATTTGGGCAATGTGCCGAAATCGATCGGATTTGCAAAACCGCTGCACAGCACAACATTCCTGTGATCGAAGACGCTGCACAATCAATTGGGGCAGCCTACCACAGCCGTCCGGCCGGAAGCTGGGGAACCGTCGGTTGCTTCAGTTTCTACCCGACTAAAAATCTTGGCGGCATGGGCGACGGCGGAATGTTAAGCGCCAATGACCCCGCGACCGCCGACCGCTTGCGATTGTTCGCCGGCCACGGCATGCGGCCTCGCTATTACCACCAGGTTGTCGGAATCAACAGCCGTTTAGATTCTTTCCAAGCCGCTGTATTGCGAGTCAAATTTGCGCAGCTTCCCGAAGCCATTCGCAAACGTCAGGCAAACGCAGACCGCTACTCCCGACTGCTAAAAGACGTCGTCGATAGCGATCAGATCCAATCGCCAGTCGCTTCCGAAAATAGCTACCACGTCTGGAACCAGTACAGCATCCGAGTCGGCGGAGGCCGCCGCGACGCGCTGCGAGCGTTCCTCAGTGAACGAAACATCGGCACCGAGATCTACTACCCCATTCCCGTTCATAAACAGGAATGTTATCGCAACGAATCTTTCGCAAAAGTCTCGTTGCCGGAAACCGACGCCGCCTGTGCCGAAATCCTCAACCTGCCAATGTTCCCCGAACTGACCGAAGCCGAACAGCAAACGGTCGTCAAGCAAATCGGCGAATTTTACCAACAGGCTGGACGGGTCGCGGCATAA
- a CDS encoding phosphatase PAP2 family protein codes for MSTEAPSVSTETTNLRLYREPTSDIATPAMRVVLWSSFIALMLVPVVTLVDLPIARWFASDPLATEVGKAVQLSEVYSHGIGVLFTVVAILTIAPQHRWCMPRLITMALGASAIATVVKMFVLRPRPSQINLNLASNDAAWLWSFDWTLDHVAAFDAGTRAFPSGDVATAIALTLALSMLIPRGRYLFVTFAIMTMMQRMQSGAHFFSDVIGGMGLGLFWCYICLHPRLLGALFQHMEPTQRRRKKTTEEPIQQAA; via the coding sequence ATGAGCACGGAAGCCCCTTCGGTAAGTACCGAAACGACGAATTTGCGACTTTATCGTGAACCAACGTCCGACATCGCAACGCCAGCAATGCGAGTTGTCCTCTGGAGCTCGTTCATCGCATTGATGCTGGTTCCCGTGGTCACTCTGGTCGACCTACCAATCGCCCGCTGGTTTGCCAGTGACCCACTGGCGACCGAAGTCGGGAAAGCGGTCCAGTTAAGCGAAGTCTATTCGCATGGGATCGGTGTCCTGTTCACTGTGGTTGCCATCCTCACGATCGCTCCCCAACACCGCTGGTGCATGCCACGCTTAATCACGATGGCTTTGGGGGCAAGTGCGATCGCGACGGTCGTCAAAATGTTTGTCCTCCGGCCGCGTCCCAGCCAAATCAATTTAAACTTAGCCTCCAATGATGCGGCCTGGCTGTGGTCCTTCGACTGGACGCTTGACCATGTTGCCGCATTCGATGCGGGGACTCGAGCCTTTCCCAGTGGGGATGTGGCAACCGCCATCGCACTGACGTTAGCTCTTTCGATGTTGATTCCCCGAGGCCGATATCTGTTTGTCACTTTTGCCATAATGACAATGATGCAGCGGATGCAATCGGGGGCTCACTTCTTCAGCGATGTGATCGGAGGCATGGGCCTTGGATTGTTCTGGTGCTATATCTGCCTCCACCCAAGACTTTTGGGAGCCCTCTTTCAGCACATGGAACCGACCCAGCGCCGACGCAAGAAGACAACCGAAGAACCGATCCAGCAAGCGGCTTGA
- a CDS encoding right-handed parallel beta-helix repeat-containing protein: MIIKHLAFAFLVFCIGLPAYSQSVIDASKYDSLQAAADAIPSEGGLLQIPAGKFEISQPLRIKTGDTRIVGVGTASHIVNTNTEGQPAILIENPAFAGKKTPTKDRLWRVNVANLRVTGNEKSGAGIEANYIEEIFIQGVTSSYHGGDGVNLHFCYEDPRVSNNLFTYNKASGLRINGCHDIIVSANQFEENQDGVTCLDGYNLTMSGNNLDDHLGNGVVIENTYGSVIASNMIEECQGWAIILDRDCYGTTMSANVIAHDFAGGIDLRDAHGCAISANTFTIVKNAAIAVRESSGSITISANNFSDTWIGKDKDGKQAQKRYEKPTKLENNPNEATGILLQDCEAVVISGNLFSRLVTEAVRQEGDCQKILINSNGDHSKKDSK; encoded by the coding sequence ATGATCATCAAACACCTTGCGTTTGCCTTCCTTGTTTTTTGTATTGGGCTTCCTGCTTACTCACAAAGTGTGATTGACGCCAGCAAATATGACTCGCTGCAGGCAGCCGCCGATGCGATCCCGAGTGAAGGAGGTCTGTTGCAAATCCCCGCGGGGAAATTTGAGATCTCTCAGCCTCTGCGTATTAAGACAGGTGACACGCGGATCGTTGGCGTCGGCACAGCATCTCATATCGTTAATACAAACACCGAGGGACAACCTGCAATCTTGATTGAAAATCCTGCCTTTGCAGGGAAGAAGACACCGACCAAGGACCGGCTTTGGCGCGTCAATGTCGCAAACCTCCGCGTGACCGGAAATGAAAAGAGCGGAGCAGGAATCGAAGCCAACTACATCGAAGAGATTTTCATTCAAGGTGTTACCTCCAGCTACCACGGTGGCGACGGCGTGAACCTTCACTTCTGTTACGAAGACCCACGCGTCAGCAACAACCTGTTTACGTACAACAAAGCGTCCGGGCTGCGCATCAATGGCTGCCACGACATCATCGTCTCCGCAAACCAGTTCGAAGAAAATCAGGACGGCGTCACCTGTTTGGATGGATACAACCTGACGATGAGCGGCAACAATCTGGATGACCATTTAGGAAATGGGGTTGTCATCGAAAACACCTACGGCAGCGTGATTGCATCCAACATGATCGAAGAATGCCAAGGCTGGGCGATCATCCTGGATCGCGACTGCTACGGCACGACGATGTCGGCCAACGTGATCGCCCACGATTTCGCCGGCGGGATTGATTTACGCGATGCCCATGGTTGTGCAATTTCGGCCAACACCTTCACCATCGTGAAGAACGCAGCGATCGCGGTCCGCGAGTCGTCCGGCAGCATCACGATCAGTGCCAACAACTTTAGCGACACCTGGATCGGAAAAGACAAAGATGGCAAACAGGCTCAGAAACGTTATGAGAAACCAACCAAGCTTGAGAACAATCCCAACGAAGCGACCGGCATCCTCCTGCAAGATTGCGAAGCGGTCGTTATTTCTGGAAACCTCTTTTCTCGCCTAGTCACCGAAGCGGTCCGCCAAGAAGGGGATTGCCAGAAGATTTTGATCAATAGCAACGGCGATCACTCCAAAAAGGATTCAAAGTAA
- a CDS encoding SMC-Scp complex subunit ScpB has product MSNLEDSDLPDDDTPSEEEPEEEWEEVSLEELGAVYAKVLAEADGNEAEPTDEEAANRDDTGDPPLEPPVEEEEVSTGPVTIEGIIEAALFVGHPDNQRLTAKQLAGMIRDVSPKEVEQTIDDLNTSYAEAGQAIRILREEGGFQMLLAPELETVRRAFYGKVRDAHLSQGAVEVLALVAYQPGVDAQTVQDQRGKESGPLLNQLVRRRMLRVERNKPAGGGRTVSTYFPTDRFLQFFHLSSLEDLPHVEEEGIISPPTDS; this is encoded by the coding sequence ATGAGTAATCTTGAAGATTCCGACCTCCCTGACGACGACACCCCTTCTGAAGAGGAGCCTGAAGAAGAGTGGGAGGAAGTTTCGCTTGAGGAACTGGGGGCGGTCTACGCCAAGGTATTAGCCGAAGCGGACGGGAATGAAGCGGAACCAACCGACGAAGAAGCCGCGAATCGCGACGACACGGGGGATCCGCCACTCGAACCGCCCGTGGAGGAAGAAGAAGTATCAACCGGTCCGGTAACTATCGAAGGGATTATCGAAGCGGCCCTGTTTGTTGGACACCCCGACAATCAACGTCTGACCGCTAAGCAGTTGGCAGGAATGATCCGCGATGTTTCTCCGAAAGAAGTCGAACAAACAATTGATGACTTGAACACCTCCTACGCCGAAGCAGGTCAAGCGATTCGGATCCTTCGCGAAGAAGGCGGATTTCAAATGCTCTTGGCACCGGAACTGGAAACGGTGCGAAGGGCATTCTATGGCAAAGTCCGGGACGCCCACCTCTCCCAAGGAGCTGTCGAAGTTCTGGCACTGGTCGCGTACCAGCCGGGCGTCGATGCACAAACCGTTCAAGACCAACGGGGCAAAGAGAGTGGCCCTCTATTAAATCAGCTGGTCCGTCGTCGAATGCTGCGAGTCGAGCGGAACAAACCGGCCGGAGGCGGGCGAACGGTATCGACCTATTTCCCAACCGATCGATTCCTCCAGTTCTTTCATCTCAGCAGCCTGGAAGATCTGCCGCACGTCGAAGAAGAAGGGATCATCAGCCCGCCAACCGATTCGTAG
- a CDS encoding NAD(+) synthase, which yields MANDLQPNESFPPFGLYRILAVSPQVAVGDPAKNVEYLWQAIEGQPQVDLVLYPELAITGYSCGDLFAQDALLDAAVEALFELAEKTAHLDSLIVVGLPIQVQTSLMNVAAVIQKGKLLGMVPKQFLPTYGEFYEGRWFRAADGSEPDTLTVNNTSIPFGRDLLFRHGDAVLGIEICEDLWTPLPPSSFQAVAGANVLLNLSASNEVIGKAKWRRDLVTSQSGRCVAAYAYASAGPTESTTDLVFGGACLIAENGQVLAESRRVGDGGPIWKGAAHVIADVDLQRIQHDRRVLSSFDDGRSRLTHPYRTIEATGNRKPSCDDLPLREIVSQPFVPADLADREERCAEIFGIQTAGLAKRVSRLPESLPLIIGVSGGLDSTLALLVAVQACDQYGWSRKRIHGLTMPGFGTTVQTEENAVRLMDELGIATERIDIRSLCLQSFRALQHKPLGIEIDDSTTIDSLQSELQKTPADANDLVFENVQARIRTFLLMSRGFVLGTGDLSEQALGWSTYNGDHMSMYNVNTSIPKTLVRYLVRFAADHMVDDTASDLLHDIADTPISPELLPPGEDGQIRQQTEDKIGPYELHDFFLYNVIRNGFSPEKIRYLAAHAEFSEAYSETQIEEALQTFYRRFFASQFKRSCVPDGPKVGSVSLSPRGDWRMPSDADQGPHR from the coding sequence ATGGCCAACGACTTGCAGCCGAATGAATCTTTTCCACCGTTCGGTCTCTACCGGATCTTGGCCGTTTCTCCTCAGGTAGCGGTCGGGGATCCGGCTAAGAATGTTGAATATCTATGGCAAGCAATCGAAGGCCAACCGCAGGTCGATCTTGTGCTCTACCCCGAATTGGCCATCACCGGGTATAGCTGTGGCGATCTGTTCGCACAGGATGCGCTTTTAGATGCCGCCGTTGAAGCCCTTTTTGAACTAGCGGAAAAGACCGCCCATCTGGATTCACTGATTGTCGTTGGTCTGCCCATTCAGGTTCAGACATCGCTGATGAATGTTGCGGCGGTGATCCAAAAAGGGAAACTGCTAGGAATGGTCCCCAAGCAATTCCTGCCGACCTACGGGGAATTCTACGAAGGGCGATGGTTCCGCGCAGCCGATGGGTCGGAGCCCGATACGTTGACAGTGAACAACACTTCGATCCCGTTTGGACGCGATCTGTTGTTCCGGCATGGAGACGCCGTGCTGGGAATCGAAATCTGTGAAGACCTTTGGACACCGCTGCCGCCCAGTAGCTTCCAAGCCGTTGCGGGGGCAAACGTGTTGTTGAACTTGTCCGCAAGCAACGAGGTCATCGGCAAAGCGAAGTGGCGACGCGATCTTGTGACCAGCCAATCGGGACGATGTGTGGCCGCGTATGCGTATGCGAGTGCAGGACCTACCGAATCGACGACCGACCTTGTCTTCGGCGGGGCCTGCTTGATCGCCGAAAATGGTCAGGTACTGGCGGAATCGCGTCGAGTCGGTGACGGTGGTCCGATCTGGAAAGGGGCGGCTCATGTGATTGCCGATGTGGATTTGCAGCGGATTCAACATGACCGCCGAGTGCTCAGTTCCTTTGATGATGGGCGCAGTCGCTTGACGCATCCCTATCGAACGATCGAAGCGACGGGCAACCGAAAACCCTCTTGCGACGACCTACCCTTGCGTGAGATCGTTTCCCAGCCGTTTGTTCCGGCGGATCTGGCGGACCGTGAAGAACGCTGTGCAGAGATCTTCGGAATTCAGACCGCAGGTTTGGCGAAACGGGTTAGTCGCCTGCCCGAATCGCTACCGTTGATCATCGGCGTTTCCGGAGGCCTTGATAGTACGCTCGCGTTGTTGGTGGCGGTTCAAGCTTGTGATCAGTACGGTTGGTCGCGAAAGCGAATCCATGGTTTGACGATGCCCGGTTTCGGGACCACGGTGCAGACCGAAGAGAACGCGGTTCGCTTGATGGACGAACTGGGGATTGCGACTGAGCGGATTGATATTCGGTCGCTTTGCCTGCAGTCATTCCGGGCCCTGCAGCATAAACCCCTCGGGATTGAAATCGATGATTCGACCACGATCGATTCGCTGCAATCCGAGTTGCAGAAAACCCCTGCGGATGCAAATGATTTGGTGTTCGAAAACGTTCAAGCTCGTATTCGAACGTTTTTGTTGATGAGCCGCGGGTTCGTTTTGGGAACGGGCGATTTGTCGGAACAGGCTCTTGGCTGGAGTACGTACAACGGCGACCACATGTCGATGTACAACGTCAATACTTCAATCCCCAAAACGCTGGTTCGCTATTTGGTAAGGTTCGCCGCCGATCATATGGTGGACGATACCGCGTCGGATTTATTGCATGACATCGCCGATACGCCCATCTCACCAGAATTGCTTCCGCCGGGCGAAGACGGACAGATTCGGCAGCAAACCGAAGACAAAATAGGTCCGTACGAACTGCACGACTTCTTTTTGTATAACGTCATCCGAAACGGATTCTCCCCCGAGAAGATTCGTTACCTAGCGGCCCACGCAGAGTTTTCGGAGGCCTACAGCGAAACGCAAATCGAGGAGGCTTTGCAAACCTTTTATCGCCGGTTCTTTGCCAGTCAGTTCAAACGGAGCTGCGTACCGGATGGTCCCAAAGTTGGTTCGGTCAGTCTTTCGCCAAGAGGAGATTGGCGGATGCCAAGCGACGCAGACCAAGGACCGCATCGCTAG
- a CDS encoding NHL repeat-containing protein, with protein MSISRRQFIHSTAVVAAAGPAILTSKRTAAQQITGSGDHQFHFNHQWAQLPDSFRWQTTHNVAVAPDGLVYIIHEGMASEPDHPSIFVFDAEGKFVRAFGQMFQGGGHGIEARQEGSETFLYVAAYQQAKTIAKLTTKGEIVWQQYAPIQSEHYAEAEAANPQKIWGRDRFLPTNFAFLPDGGFYLADGYGSFYIHRYDADGKWVSSFGGPGKEPGKFQTPHGLWLDERNPESPLLVVCDRASNRLQTFDMDEKHQRTIDGFGLPANADTHGDLLMIPELVARVSLLDGDFNTVATLGEDRQRILTDKEKSKGFAIRSDESRWEEGKFVHPHDACFDADGNIYVAEWVSTGRITKLTRA; from the coding sequence ATGTCCATTTCTCGCCGCCAATTCATCCACTCAACTGCCGTCGTTGCCGCTGCTGGCCCCGCAATCCTGACCAGCAAACGAACCGCAGCCCAACAGATAACCGGCAGCGGAGACCACCAGTTTCACTTTAATCACCAGTGGGCGCAGCTGCCTGATTCTTTCCGTTGGCAGACGACTCATAACGTCGCGGTGGCTCCCGATGGCTTGGTCTACATTATTCATGAAGGAATGGCCTCCGAACCAGACCATCCCTCCATATTCGTCTTCGATGCTGAGGGCAAGTTCGTCCGAGCCTTCGGTCAAATGTTTCAGGGAGGAGGGCACGGAATTGAAGCCCGCCAAGAAGGCAGCGAAACGTTCCTCTATGTGGCGGCTTACCAGCAGGCAAAAACGATCGCCAAATTGACTACCAAGGGCGAAATTGTCTGGCAACAATACGCCCCAATTCAAAGCGAACACTACGCCGAAGCCGAAGCAGCCAATCCTCAAAAGATATGGGGACGCGATCGCTTCCTGCCGACCAATTTTGCATTCCTACCCGATGGCGGTTTCTATCTCGCTGACGGATACGGCAGTTTCTATATCCACCGTTACGACGCGGATGGAAAATGGGTCTCCAGCTTTGGCGGCCCCGGCAAAGAACCGGGCAAGTTCCAAACGCCTCACGGGCTGTGGCTGGACGAACGCAATCCAGAATCGCCACTGCTGGTTGTCTGCGACCGAGCCAGTAATCGCCTGCAAACCTTTGACATGGACGAAAAACACCAACGCACGATTGACGGTTTCGGGCTGCCCGCAAACGCCGATACCCACGGCGACCTGCTGATGATCCCGGAACTGGTCGCGCGTGTTTCCCTGTTGGACGGTGACTTCAATACCGTGGCGACGCTTGGCGAAGATCGCCAACGAATTCTGACCGATAAAGAAAAATCAAAAGGGTTTGCAATCCGTAGCGACGAAAGCCGCTGGGAAGAAGGCAAATTCGTCCATCCACACGATGCCTGCTTCGATGCCGACGGCAATATCTATGTCGCGGAATGGGTGTCAACGGGCCGGATCACGAAGCTCACGCGAGCTTAG
- a CDS encoding TlpA family protein disulfide reductase: MSRFSLVSLPCVSGSLRTSLTAFAVVFFAALGWGQAEETQEEKKAPPVGVLAPSGDAVAMTPEVKAAIAPLFKRIRDAKTNRVVAEMELTAAINGEPVETQAGTYQIVSAGPNRVSAILKTTDEEMQMVADGEKLYFAPLATAYVEAKLPKSLDALASDVNTPFGPFPEYILSLSLAGVDAFPAFFRTAGGMGISDGEREELPGTQRIHIRRGDGVVIDLWVQNKEEASPVRLSVDMTGMLQRMNNANIPEGFTYVLTVNFKRWEVGAEVKDEMFQFKPNADAEKFDSLDALIASLSGVLDPSSLVGTPAPEFTTEGLDGKPFDLKQHRDKQIVVLDFWATWCGPCVQALPKIIEVTNQFADKDVAFYAVNIGEEKTRINDFLKQHNIAPSVLFDLEGEIARAYGANAIPQTVIIGKDGRIEAIHVGFNEIEALAKELTAELETLAAGKHLAEKGEAGEAANPPAAE; encoded by the coding sequence GTGTCTCGATTTTCTCTGGTTTCCCTGCCTTGCGTGAGTGGTTCGTTGCGGACATCGCTCACCGCGTTTGCTGTCGTGTTTTTTGCGGCCTTAGGATGGGGGCAAGCCGAGGAGACTCAAGAGGAAAAGAAGGCCCCTCCCGTGGGGGTGCTTGCTCCGAGCGGAGATGCCGTGGCGATGACTCCCGAAGTTAAAGCGGCCATCGCCCCGTTGTTTAAGCGAATTCGTGACGCCAAAACCAATCGCGTGGTCGCCGAAATGGAATTGACGGCCGCGATCAATGGAGAGCCGGTTGAAACGCAGGCGGGCACTTATCAGATCGTTTCGGCAGGACCCAACCGGGTCTCCGCCATCTTGAAGACGACCGACGAAGAAATGCAGATGGTTGCCGATGGCGAGAAACTTTATTTCGCTCCCCTCGCTACCGCCTACGTCGAAGCAAAGTTGCCCAAATCGTTAGACGCGTTGGCCAGCGATGTGAACACGCCGTTTGGCCCTTTTCCCGAATACATCCTGTCGCTCTCTTTGGCTGGCGTTGACGCTTTTCCCGCATTCTTCCGAACCGCAGGCGGGATGGGAATCAGTGACGGGGAGCGTGAAGAATTGCCCGGGACTCAGCGAATTCATATCCGCCGTGGCGACGGCGTGGTGATTGATTTGTGGGTCCAGAATAAAGAAGAAGCCTCGCCGGTTCGGTTGTCCGTTGATATGACGGGCATGCTGCAAAGGATGAACAATGCCAATATCCCCGAAGGGTTCACCTATGTTTTGACGGTCAATTTTAAACGTTGGGAAGTCGGGGCTGAAGTGAAGGATGAGATGTTCCAGTTCAAACCGAATGCGGATGCCGAAAAATTTGATTCGCTGGACGCGTTGATCGCCTCTCTCTCGGGCGTCCTCGATCCCAGCAGTTTGGTCGGGACTCCCGCTCCAGAATTCACGACCGAGGGTTTGGATGGAAAGCCATTTGATCTCAAGCAGCATCGCGATAAACAGATTGTTGTGCTCGATTTTTGGGCGACTTGGTGCGGCCCCTGTGTCCAAGCACTTCCTAAAATCATCGAAGTCACCAATCAGTTTGCCGATAAGGATGTCGCCTTTTACGCGGTCAACATCGGCGAAGAGAAAACGCGAATCAATGACTTCCTTAAACAACACAATATCGCGCCATCGGTGCTGTTTGATTTGGAGGGGGAAATCGCTCGAGCCTACGGCGCCAACGCGATCCCACAAACGGTTATCATCGGAAAAGATGGGCGAATCGAAGCGATTCACGTCGGGTTCAATGAAATTGAAGCACTCGCCAAAGAATTGACGGCGGAACTGGAAACCCTTGCTGCCGGAAAACATCTGGCAGAAAAAGGCGAAGCGGGTGAAGCCGCTAACCCACCGGCCGCTGAATAA
- a CDS encoding SDR family oxidoreductase, whose amino-acid sequence MSSLEGKKVAITGGGSGIGAGIATALAAAGCHVLIGGRRQPTLESAASQMSGKVLTHVLDVADRQSVETFFQFAEKELGEIDILVNSAGINIANRRMDAMEPDDWDKVLQVNASGAYYCIHQVLPAMRRRKDGLVINISSIAGKRAISLGGVVYCASKFAMTALGTAISNEVRNEGVRITNVYPGEVNTPILDNRPVKVTQEHKDSILQPEDIAALVTAICHLPPRAHVPEIVIKPTTQEWV is encoded by the coding sequence ATGAGTAGTCTAGAAGGGAAAAAAGTCGCGATTACAGGCGGTGGTTCTGGAATCGGCGCCGGGATTGCTACCGCCCTAGCCGCAGCGGGTTGCCACGTCCTGATCGGTGGCCGTCGCCAACCGACATTGGAATCGGCAGCGAGCCAAATGTCTGGAAAAGTTCTAACCCATGTGCTGGACGTAGCTGACCGCCAAAGCGTCGAAACCTTCTTTCAGTTCGCCGAAAAGGAATTGGGAGAAATCGACATCCTGGTCAATAGTGCTGGCATCAACATTGCCAACCGGCGAATGGACGCGATGGAACCGGACGACTGGGACAAAGTCCTGCAGGTGAACGCCAGCGGAGCCTACTACTGCATCCACCAAGTCCTTCCCGCAATGCGTCGCCGCAAAGATGGTTTGGTGATTAACATTTCCTCGATCGCCGGCAAACGAGCGATCTCTTTAGGTGGTGTTGTCTACTGTGCCTCGAAATTTGCCATGACGGCACTCGGGACAGCGATTAGCAACGAAGTCCGCAACGAAGGCGTTCGCATCACCAACGTCTATCCTGGTGAAGTGAACACTCCGATCTTGGACAACCGTCCGGTCAAAGTCACCCAGGAACACAAAGATTCGATCCTTCAGCCGGAAGACATCGCAGCCCTTGTCACTGCGATCTGTCACTTGCCGCCACGAGCTCATGTTCCTGAAATCGTCATCAAGCCAACAACCCAGGAATGGGTTTAG